Genomic window (Streptomyces sp. RerS4):
TGTTGGCGAGACAGGCAACCTCGGTGGGCCCGGCCGTGCTTCCTGCGGACAGGCCTTCCCCGGCAAGAACGAGGCAACGATGTGTGAACTTCTGAACCGCATCTGGTCCCGCCCCCGAGGCGAGTGGAGACGCGTCCTGCGCACGGAACTCCCCGGGTTGGCGGCCGAGATAGTGGAGGAGCTTCTGCATGGAATTCCAGGATTTTCCGCATTTATCGATGACAACGATGCCGGCGGTGACGAAGTCCTCAGACAGCGGGTGGAAGAGGCGCTGCTCAGCGTGCTCGGCTACCGCGAGGAGGAGGACCGGCACGACGGCCGGCAGGAAGGAGGGGACGAGGAAACGCGCGAGGGGGTGAGGGGGCGGGCCTCCGCCCCCACGGGCCCGTCCGCCCAGGCCATGTCCCTGGCCGCGCAGGACCTCTTCCGCGCCCTCACCGACGACCGGGCCGCGTCGGAAGCGTCCCTCGCGGACCTCGCCGAGGCGGCCGGTTGGCCCCTGCCCGACGCCGTACGGGCCGTCGCGCTGGCCACCCCTGGCGAGACGCAGCAGTTGGCGGCGGCCCTGGAGGACGCCCTGCCCGGCATGTTCGGCGGACGCCCCTGCCTGCTGCTGCCGAGTACGGACCCCGACGGCCGCGCCGAGCTGGAACTTCCGCTCCGCGGCCGGTTCGCCACCGTCGGCCACGCCGTCCCCCTGCGGGACGCCGCGTCGTCGCTGCGCTGGGCCCTGCGCCTGCTCGCCCTGGCGCCGTCACGGGGAAGCCAGGACGCGCGGGCCGTCTTCGTGGACGACCACCTCTCCACCCTCCTCCTGCTCCAGGACGAGCCGCTGGCCCACGCGCTGGCCGCCCGCTGGCTGCGTCCGCTCGCCGACCTGACCCCCCGCCAGAGCGAACGCCTGGAAGTGACCCTGCTCGCCTGGCTGGAGGGCGGCGGCGCACCCGAGGCCGCCAAGGCCCTGAGCGTGCACCCGCAGACCGTCCGCTACCGCATGCGGCAGCTGGAGAAGCTCTTCGGACCCAACCTGCGCGATCCGCGGACCCGGTTCGAGCTGGAAATGGCCCTGCGCACCCGCAGGTTGATGGCCCAGGTGCGGCGCCGGCACTCGCGCGTCGGCCGCCGGGCCGGCCGCGTCGTCACCGCCGACTTCACCCCGCCCCTCGTCGGCCGGATGGCCCGCGTCAACGGCCTGTGACCCCCCTCGCGTGACACGCCCGCGGCCCGGCACCGTCCTCGTGACGGTGCCGGGCCGCGGTGCCGCGTAGGGCACGGCAAGGGGAGGGGGTGGTCAGCGGCAGGTGCGGCCGGAGTTGATGCAGTCCACCGCCTTGGCCATCAGGCCGTCCGACATCACGTTGATGAAGTCGCCGTGGTCGGTGACCGGCTTGTGGAGCTGCTCCGGGAAGCTGTCGACGGCGATCCGCGCGCCGGGTGCCACCCCGTAGGTGACCTTCTGGACCAGTGCCGGGACGGCCGTGAAGCCCTTCTTGCAGCGGCCGTTGGCATCGGGGAAGGCCATGTGCGTGCGGTGGTTGGCGCTGTCCGTGTTGCGCCCGTCCCAGCAGCTCTGGAAGGTGAAGGTGCGCACCACGTCACTGCCCTTCGGGCAGATCGGGTACTTGTCCTTGAGCTGGCGGTCCTCGAAGCCGGTGCAGCTCCACGAGGCGTTGGCGTTGGCCGTGCCGTTCGCGAAGGCCTTCGCGTCCCCGGTGATCACGCGCAGGAAGCGCGGCATGGCTTTCACCTGCCCGACGGGGCTTCCCTTGAAGGTGGTCGTGACCTGCTTGGGGCGCAGGATGGTGCCGACGTTGGCGTCCTGTCCGCCGCCGGGCGCCCGCGCGTCCCGCTCGGCCTTGCCGTCGCGCAGCCTCAACACCGGCCAGTAGTAGGTGGATTGGTCGCCGTTGCGGCAGGTGGTGCCCGAGGCGGCGAGGCTGTCGTTGGTGGAGAAGGCGTCGGTGGACTGGTTGCCGACGTAGTCGTGCATGTGGTGCGCCCCGTTCGAGACGCCCGGGGCGACGATCACGTTGTCGGGGTTGAAGTGGCCGTTCTCGTTGCGGCCGCACTCGGAGCTGAAGGAGCCCGAGGAGGCGCCGCGTTGGGGCGCCGGCGTACGGACGTTCGGACGGACCTTGGTGATGGACACGAAGTCGCTCCGCGCGGGCCCGCCCTTCTGACCGAGACCGCGCGCCGCCGACGCGTCCGCCGCCAAGCCCGCTGCCGAGTCGGAGGCCGCGTCGGAGGCCGCGTCCTCCTCGGCCGGGGCCTCCTTCATCTCACACCCGCTGAGCGCCTCCAGCCCCTCCGCGCGCCCGCCCGACCGGCCTATCGCCTCGGATATCCGACCGATCGTGGCGCCGCGCTGCTGCTTCAACTGGCCGAGCAGTGCCTCCGATTGCTTCTCGCCGGCGGCGAGCCGCCGGTAGGCGTCGGCCACCTGTACGTCCAACCGCGCGAGGTTCTCGTCGACCTCGGACCGGGCGCCGTCGGGCACCGAGGTCAGCCGGTCTCCGACGTCCGGGCAGTCGATGGTGGTCGTCACCCGCCCCGTGCGCGCGTCGTCCTGTCCGGCGTTGGCGTTGCCGGCGATGAAGGCGACCGCGCCGCCGCCGAGCGCCAGGGCGGAGATCACGGCCAGCAGCTTGCGGGAGGGACGGGAATGTCGCGTCGTTCGCGTCGTTCGACTCATCGGATCACGTCACTTCACTTCTTCGGTCGGATATGGGAGGGGGACGAGGCCCCCTGGTGGCCGGACGGGGCGGGGGAGCTGTCGGAGAGGGCGTCGAAGTCGACGAGCCCGCTCTCCTCCAGCACCGAAATGTGGTCCAGGACCGTCGCGTTGGCCGAGGTGGCCAGGGCCCGCACCATCGAGTTGCGCGTCTGCGCCCGTACCTGAGCCACGAGCGCGAAGACCTTGCCGTGCGCGCGGCGCAGTAGCTGGATGAACAGCCGCTCGTACTCGCTTCCCTGCGCCGCCCGGTCCAACTGGCCGAGCCACTCCTGCTGTTGGGGCGAGGGCCGGTCCGGCAGGTCCATGCCGAGGGCCTGCCCCACCTGGAGCACCTGCCGGTCCAGTTCGGTGTGGCCCTCCACGAGGTGGTCCCCGGCCGTACGGACCGAGGCCCGCGTCCCGCGCTGCTGCGCCTGCCGCCCGGCCGGCAGCTCCCACAGCCCGGCGAGGCGCACCTTGCGCACGAAGTCGCGGTCGACGGCGGTCAGCGGCCCGTACGCCGTGCTCATCGTCCCGGCGCCATCGTCATCGGCGGCGGAAAGCCCGCCGGCCGGGGCGGCGTTGGCGCTCACGGCGGACGCGCGGTCGCCGAACTTCGAGACGGGGATCAGCAGCGCGACGAGGGTGACGGCGAGCGCGGCGATGACGAGACCGCTTCCGATCGTGTATCTGGTCGCCACCGACA
Coding sequences:
- a CDS encoding helix-turn-helix domain-containing protein → MEEALLSVLGYREEEDRHDGRQEGGDEETREGVRGRASAPTGPSAQAMSLAAQDLFRALTDDRAASEASLADLAEAAGWPLPDAVRAVALATPGETQQLAAALEDALPGMFGGRPCLLLPSTDPDGRAELELPLRGRFATVGHAVPLRDAASSLRWALRLLALAPSRGSQDARAVFVDDHLSTLLLLQDEPLAHALAARWLRPLADLTPRQSERLEVTLLAWLEGGGAPEAAKALSVHPQTVRYRMRQLEKLFGPNLRDPRTRFELEMALRTRRLMAQVRRRHSRVGRRAGRVVTADFTPPLVGRMARVNGL
- a CDS encoding DUF1996 domain-containing protein — protein: MSRTTRTTRHSRPSRKLLAVISALALGGGAVAFIAGNANAGQDDARTGRVTTTIDCPDVGDRLTSVPDGARSEVDENLARLDVQVADAYRRLAAGEKQSEALLGQLKQQRGATIGRISEAIGRSGGRAEGLEALSGCEMKEAPAEEDAASDAASDSAAGLAADASAARGLGQKGGPARSDFVSITKVRPNVRTPAPQRGASSGSFSSECGRNENGHFNPDNVIVAPGVSNGAHHMHDYVGNQSTDAFSTNDSLAASGTTCRNGDQSTYYWPVLRLRDGKAERDARAPGGGQDANVGTILRPKQVTTTFKGSPVGQVKAMPRFLRVITGDAKAFANGTANANASWSCTGFEDRQLKDKYPICPKGSDVVRTFTFQSCWDGRNTDSANHRTHMAFPDANGRCKKGFTAVPALVQKVTYGVAPGARIAVDSFPEQLHKPVTDHGDFINVMSDGLMAKAVDCINSGRTCR
- a CDS encoding DUF4142 domain-containing protein is translated as MLSFRRRSGSGMSVATRYTIGSGLVIAALAVTLVALLIPVSKFGDRASAVSANAAPAGGLSAADDDGAGTMSTAYGPLTAVDRDFVRKVRLAGLWELPAGRQAQQRGTRASVRTAGDHLVEGHTELDRQVLQVGQALGMDLPDRPSPQQQEWLGQLDRAAQGSEYERLFIQLLRRAHGKVFALVAQVRAQTRNSMVRALATSANATVLDHISVLEESGLVDFDALSDSSPAPSGHQGASSPSHIRPKK